From the genome of Campylobacter concisus, one region includes:
- a CDS encoding ABC transporter ATP-binding protein, whose product MSVEVSNLSFSYAQTSVLKNISFTAKSGKFIGLLGSNGCGKSTLLKCILNLLSPSAGIVKIFEKDVQSYSTKELARTTSFVPQKSALTMPLSVFELVLMGRYAHLKSSFSGYSSHDIALVDEALQTFGLAKFKDRVANSLSGGEFARALLARAIVSEPKVLLLDEPTSALDLSHAIEVLKLCSHLTRELNLVTIAVLHDLNLASLICDEILMLKGGVIAHKGSVRELYNPEILDEIYGLKADIIYKNDMPFVLPK is encoded by the coding sequence TGCTAAAAAATATAAGCTTTACTGCCAAAAGTGGAAAATTTATAGGTCTTTTGGGCTCTAATGGATGTGGAAAATCAACACTTTTAAAATGTATCTTAAATTTACTTTCTCCAAGTGCTGGAATTGTCAAAATTTTCGAAAAAGATGTACAAAGCTACAGCACAAAAGAGCTTGCGAGAACGACTAGTTTTGTACCTCAAAAAAGCGCACTTACGATGCCATTAAGCGTTTTTGAGCTTGTTTTGATGGGTAGATATGCTCATCTAAAAAGCTCTTTTAGCGGTTATAGCTCTCACGACATTGCCCTAGTTGATGAGGCTTTGCAGACTTTTGGGCTCGCTAAATTTAAAGACCGAGTGGCAAACTCACTAAGTGGTGGCGAATTTGCTAGAGCTTTGCTTGCTCGTGCAATAGTTAGTGAGCCTAAAGTTTTACTTCTTGATGAGCCTACATCAGCCCTTGATCTAAGCCATGCTATAGAGGTGTTAAAGCTTTGCTCGCATCTTACTCGTGAGCTAAATTTAGTCACCATAGCAGTGCTTCATGATCTAAATTTGGCCTCACTGATATGTGATGAAATTTTAATGCTAAAAGGTGGTGTGATAGCTCACAAAGGGAGTGTCAGAGAGCTTTATAATCCAGAAATTTTAGATGAAATTTATGGCCTTAAGGCAGATATCATATATAAAAATGATATGCCATTTGTTTTACCAAAATGA